The proteins below are encoded in one region of Mycobacterium pseudokansasii:
- a CDS encoding SLC13 family permease, producing MSVFALAVFVVAYALIASERVNKTLVALTGAAIVVALPVINSEDVFYSHETGIDWDVIFLLLGMMIIVGVLRQTGVFEYVSIWAAKRARGSPLRIMILLVLVTAIASALLDNVTTVLLIAPVTLLVCDRLAINAAPYLIAEALASNLGGTATLVGDPPNIVIASRGGLSFNDFLIHLAPIVVIVVAVFTLMLPRLFPGAFAADPDRVADVMQLEEKEAIRDHGLLIKCGVVLAAVFAAFIANEPLHLKPSMVALVGAGILVVVSRLEQSDYLSSVEWDTLLFFAGLFIMVGALVKTGVVKQMAELAVTATGGNTLLATMVILAASLVISGVVNNVPYAATMTPIVAELTPVLIDRGNPDVLWWALALGTDFGGNLTAIGASANVVILGIAKRADNPISFWEFTRKGIVVTIMSLALAALYLWVRYFALG from the coding sequence ATGAGCGTGTTCGCGCTCGCGGTCTTTGTGGTTGCCTACGCACTGATCGCCAGCGAACGCGTCAACAAGACGCTGGTGGCGCTGACGGGCGCAGCGATCGTGGTCGCGCTGCCGGTCATCAACTCCGAGGACGTCTTCTATTCCCACGAGACCGGAATCGATTGGGACGTCATCTTTTTGCTGTTGGGCATGATGATCATCGTCGGTGTGCTGCGCCAGACCGGGGTGTTCGAATACGTGTCGATCTGGGCGGCCAAGCGAGCCCGCGGGTCGCCACTGCGGATCATGATCCTGCTGGTACTGGTCACCGCGATCGCTTCGGCCCTGCTGGACAACGTCACCACGGTGTTGCTGATCGCCCCCGTCACGCTGCTGGTGTGCGACCGGCTGGCGATCAACGCCGCCCCGTATTTGATCGCCGAAGCGCTCGCCTCCAACCTCGGCGGCACGGCCACCTTGGTCGGCGATCCACCCAACATCGTGATCGCCAGCCGGGGAGGCCTGAGCTTCAACGACTTCCTGATCCACCTGGCCCCGATCGTCGTGATCGTGGTCGCGGTCTTCACCTTGATGCTGCCGCGGCTGTTTCCCGGCGCCTTCGCCGCCGACCCGGATCGGGTTGCCGATGTGATGCAGCTCGAAGAAAAAGAGGCCATCCGCGATCACGGGCTACTGATCAAGTGTGGTGTCGTCCTCGCCGCGGTGTTCGCGGCGTTCATCGCCAATGAGCCACTGCATCTGAAGCCGTCCATGGTGGCCCTCGTCGGCGCCGGGATCCTGGTCGTCGTCTCCCGGCTGGAGCAGTCCGATTACCTGTCCAGCGTCGAATGGGACACGCTGTTGTTCTTCGCCGGCCTGTTCATCATGGTCGGCGCCCTGGTGAAGACGGGTGTCGTCAAGCAGATGGCGGAGTTGGCCGTCACCGCGACCGGCGGCAACACCTTGTTGGCGACGATGGTGATCCTGGCCGCATCGCTGGTGATCAGCGGCGTCGTCAACAACGTTCCCTATGCCGCGACCATGACGCCGATCGTCGCCGAGCTGACACCGGTGCTCATCGACCGGGGAAACCCGGACGTGCTGTGGTGGGCCTTGGCGCTGGGCACCGACTTCGGCGGCAACCTCACCGCCATCGGCGCCAGCGCCAACGTCGTCATCCTGGGCATCGCCAAAAGGGCGGACAATCCCATCTCGTTTTGGGAGTTCACCCGCAAGGGCATTGTGGTGACGATCATGTCGCTGGCGCTGGCAGCGCTATACCTCTGGGTGCGCTACTTCGCGTTGGGATGA
- a CDS encoding CBS domain-containing protein produces the protein MRAEDIAEDFPVIDINSNALDAARLLAEHGLPGLLVTKPSGTPYAVLPASQVVRFLVPRYVQDDPSLAGVLNESMADRCAEKLSGKTVRDVLPDHLAEVPPVNADDTIIEVAAIMARLRSPLLAVVKNGKLHGVITASRLLAAALQR, from the coding sequence ATGCGGGCCGAGGATATCGCCGAAGATTTTCCGGTTATCGACATCAATTCGAACGCGCTGGACGCGGCTCGCCTGCTGGCCGAGCACGGCCTGCCCGGGCTGCTGGTCACCAAACCGTCGGGAACGCCGTACGCGGTATTGCCGGCCTCTCAGGTTGTGCGATTCCTGGTGCCCCGCTATGTCCAGGACGACCCTTCGCTGGCCGGCGTGCTCAACGAATCAATGGCCGACCGCTGCGCCGAAAAGTTGAGCGGCAAGACGGTTCGCGACGTGTTGCCCGACCACCTGGCCGAAGTTCCGCCGGTCAACGCCGACGACACCATCATCGAGGTGGCCGCGATCATGGCCCGGCTGCGCAGCCCGTTGCTCGCGGTGGTCAAGAACGGCAAGTTGCACGGGGTGATCACCGCATCGCGCCTCCTAGCAGCGGCGCTGCAGCGTTGA
- a CDS encoding potassium channel family protein produces MRVVVMGCGRVGSSVADALSRIGHDVAVIDRDSTAFNRLSPEFAGERVLGQGFDRDVLLRAGIEGADAFAAVSSGDNSNIISARLARETFGVPRVVARIYDAKRAEVYERLGIPTIATVPWTTDRLLNALLRETETAKWRDPTGTVAVAEVILHEDWIGHRVTDLEQATGARAAFLIRFGTGVLPEPKTILQAGDQVYVAAISGRAAEAVAIAALPPSEDFESGPRK; encoded by the coding sequence GTGCGAGTGGTAGTGATGGGGTGCGGCCGGGTCGGCTCGTCGGTGGCCGACGCGCTGTCCCGCATCGGCCACGACGTCGCGGTCATCGACCGTGACAGCACCGCTTTCAACAGGCTCAGCCCCGAGTTTGCCGGTGAGCGGGTGCTTGGCCAGGGATTCGACCGAGATGTGCTGCTGCGGGCAGGCATCGAAGGTGCCGACGCATTCGCTGCGGTGTCCTCTGGAGACAACTCCAACATCATCTCGGCACGGTTGGCCCGGGAAACCTTCGGTGTGCCGCGAGTGGTCGCCCGCATCTATGACGCCAAGCGCGCCGAGGTCTACGAACGCCTGGGTATCCCCACGATCGCCACGGTGCCCTGGACCACCGACCGGCTGCTCAACGCGTTGCTCCGCGAAACTGAGACCGCCAAGTGGCGCGATCCCACCGGTACCGTCGCCGTCGCCGAGGTCATCTTGCACGAGGACTGGATCGGGCACCGGGTCACAGACTTGGAGCAGGCCACCGGCGCTCGGGCGGCGTTCCTGATCCGATTCGGAACCGGGGTGCTGCCCGAGCCGAAGACGATCCTGCAGGCCGGCGATCAGGTCTACGTTGCCGCCATCTCCGGCCGGGCGGCCGAGGCGGTGGCCATTGCGGCCCTGCCGCCCAGTGAGGACTTCGAGTCAGGGCCGCGCAAATGA
- the dxs gene encoding 1-deoxy-D-xylulose-5-phosphate synthase, with protein MLQQIRGPADLQHLSQEQLRELAQEIREFLIHKVAATGGHLGPNLGVVELTLALHRVFDSPHDPIIFDTGHQAYVHKMLTGRAQDFESLRKKGGLSGYPCRAESEHDWVESSHASAALSYADGLAKAFELTGHRNRHVVAVVGDGALTGGMCWEALNNIAGSHRPVIIVVNDNGRSYAPTIGGVADHLATLRLQPAYEQMLEKGRDVVRAVPLVGEVCYHFLHSVKAGIKDSLSPQLMFTDLGLKYLGPVDGHDERAVEVALRKARGFGRPVIVHVVTRKGMGYAPAEADEAEQMHSTVPIDPVTGQATKTAGPGWTATFSDALIGYGTKRRDIVAITAAMPGPTGLTAFGQRFPDRLFDVGIAEQHAITSAAGLAMGGMHPVVAIYSTFLNRAFDQIMMDVALHKLPVTMVLDRAGITGADGPSHNGMWDLSMLNIVPGIRVAAPRDATRLREELGEALDVTDGPTALRFPKGDVGEDIPTLERRAGVDVLALPAEGLNHDVLLVAVGPLAVMALAVAKRLHNQGIGVTVIDPRWVLPVPDGVRELAVRHKLLVTLEDNGVNGGVGSAVSAALRHAEIDVPCRDVGLPQEFFDHASRGEVLADLGLTDQDVARRITGWVAALGMSEAGGYGRSLGTASEISERLD; from the coding sequence ATGCTGCAACAGATCCGTGGGCCCGCCGATCTGCAGCACCTTTCCCAGGAACAGCTACGGGAGCTGGCCCAGGAAATCCGTGAGTTTCTGATCCACAAGGTTGCCGCGACCGGGGGACACCTCGGGCCGAACCTGGGGGTCGTGGAACTGACGCTGGCGCTGCATCGGGTGTTCGATTCACCGCACGACCCGATCATCTTCGACACGGGTCATCAGGCCTACGTCCACAAGATGCTGACCGGACGCGCCCAGGATTTCGAAAGCCTGCGCAAAAAAGGTGGGCTGTCGGGTTATCCGTGCCGCGCCGAAAGCGAACACGACTGGGTGGAGTCCAGTCATGCCAGTGCGGCGCTGTCGTATGCCGACGGCCTGGCCAAGGCGTTCGAGTTGACCGGGCACCGCAATCGGCACGTGGTGGCGGTGGTGGGCGACGGCGCGCTCACCGGCGGCATGTGCTGGGAGGCGCTGAACAATATCGCCGGGTCGCACCGGCCGGTGATCATCGTGGTCAACGACAACGGCCGCAGCTACGCCCCGACCATCGGCGGTGTCGCCGATCATTTGGCCACGCTGCGGCTGCAGCCGGCCTACGAGCAGATGCTGGAGAAGGGCCGCGATGTGGTGCGTGCGGTGCCGCTGGTCGGTGAGGTGTGCTACCACTTCCTGCACAGCGTCAAAGCCGGCATCAAGGACTCTCTGTCACCGCAGCTGATGTTCACCGACCTCGGGCTGAAGTACCTCGGACCTGTCGACGGGCACGACGAACGGGCGGTGGAGGTGGCGCTGCGCAAGGCCCGTGGATTCGGCCGCCCGGTGATCGTGCATGTCGTCACCCGCAAAGGAATGGGCTATGCCCCGGCCGAAGCCGACGAGGCCGAGCAGATGCACTCCACCGTCCCCATCGACCCGGTGACCGGGCAGGCCACCAAGACGGCCGGCCCGGGCTGGACGGCAACGTTCTCCGACGCGCTGATCGGTTACGGCACAAAGCGGCGCGACATCGTCGCCATCACCGCGGCCATGCCCGGACCCACCGGGCTGACGGCATTCGGGCAGCGCTTCCCGGACCGGTTGTTCGACGTCGGTATCGCCGAGCAGCACGCGATCACCTCGGCCGCCGGACTGGCGATGGGCGGTATGCACCCCGTGGTCGCGATCTATTCGACGTTCCTGAACCGCGCTTTCGACCAGATCATGATGGACGTGGCGCTGCACAAGCTGCCGGTCACCATGGTGCTGGACCGCGCCGGCATCACCGGCGCGGATGGCCCCAGCCACAACGGCATGTGGGACTTGTCGATGCTGAACATCGTGCCCGGCATCCGGGTGGCCGCACCCCGAGACGCCACTCGGCTGCGCGAGGAACTCGGTGAGGCGCTCGACGTCACCGACGGCCCGACGGCCTTGCGGTTTCCGAAAGGTGATGTCGGGGAAGATATTCCGACGCTGGAGCGGCGGGCCGGAGTGGACGTGCTCGCGCTGCCGGCCGAGGGCCTGAACCACGATGTGCTGCTGGTGGCGGTGGGCCCGCTGGCCGTGATGGCGCTGGCGGTGGCCAAGCGGCTGCACAACCAGGGCATCGGGGTGACGGTGATCGATCCGAGATGGGTGCTGCCGGTGCCCGACGGTGTTCGCGAGCTGGCGGTGCGGCACAAGCTGCTGGTCACGCTGGAGGACAACGGGGTCAACGGCGGCGTGGGCTCAGCGGTGTCGGCCGCATTGCGGCATGCGGAGATCGACGTGCCGTGCCGCGACGTCGGGCTGCCGCAGGAGTTCTTCGATCACGCGTCACGAGGTGAGGTGTTGGCCGATCTGGGGCTGACCGACCAGGATGTGGCCCGCCGCATCACCGGTTGGGTTGCCGCGCTGGGGATGTCAGAAGCGGGCGGGTACGGCCGGTCTCTGGGGACGGCGTCGGAGATCAGCGAGCGTCTCGACTAG
- a CDS encoding class I SAM-dependent RNA methyltransferase, which translates to MTLAPELTLVTGAPANGGSCVARHEGRVVFVRNALPGERVRVRVISERQSYWHAEVIEVLDPSPDRIESLCPIAGANGAGCCDLAFAAPEAARALKAHVVADQLKRLGGYNWFGAVEPLSDAGPTGWRTRVRLEVGPSCRVGFHRYHSSALVTDLHCGQVPAGMLDDLNPGRSWPPGGQLNVVLDDDGQRHVVLTVRHGRRVTTRVVEGSYHAVQRVGRRSWRVPVTAFWQPHRDAAGVYSRLVADWAEAGVGMTAWDLYGGAGVFAAVLGEAVGESGQVLTVDSARAASRTAHAALADLPQVAVVNDSVRRALSGQSRADVAVLDPSRTGAGRDVINLLAAARVPRIVHIGCEAASFARDIGLYRSHDYVVEKIKVFDAFPLTHHVECIALLTC; encoded by the coding sequence TTGACCCTGGCACCCGAACTGACGCTGGTCACCGGCGCGCCCGCGAATGGCGGTAGCTGTGTGGCGCGCCACGAAGGCCGGGTGGTCTTCGTCCGCAATGCCTTGCCCGGGGAGCGGGTGCGGGTGCGGGTCATCTCCGAGCGTCAATCCTATTGGCACGCAGAGGTTATCGAGGTGCTCGATCCGTCTCCGGACCGGATCGAGTCGTTGTGCCCGATTGCCGGGGCGAATGGCGCCGGCTGTTGCGATCTGGCTTTTGCCGCCCCGGAAGCGGCGCGGGCGCTCAAGGCGCATGTGGTAGCCGATCAACTGAAACGGCTCGGCGGATACAACTGGTTCGGCGCGGTCGAACCGCTTTCGGATGCTGGTCCTACCGGTTGGCGCACCCGGGTGCGACTCGAGGTGGGACCCTCCTGTCGCGTCGGCTTTCACCGCTACCACAGCAGCGCGTTGGTGACCGATTTGCATTGCGGGCAGGTGCCCGCCGGGATGCTCGACGACCTGAACCCTGGTCGTTCCTGGCCGCCCGGCGGCCAGCTGAATGTGGTCCTCGACGACGACGGCCAGCGTCACGTGGTGCTTACGGTCCGTCACGGCCGAAGGGTCACCACCAGAGTCGTCGAGGGTAGCTATCACGCGGTACAGCGGGTCGGCAGGCGCAGTTGGCGGGTGCCGGTGACGGCTTTCTGGCAGCCGCACCGGGATGCGGCGGGCGTGTACAGCCGCCTGGTCGCGGACTGGGCTGAGGCGGGTGTCGGCATGACCGCGTGGGATCTCTACGGCGGCGCCGGCGTTTTTGCCGCGGTGCTGGGTGAGGCGGTCGGAGAGTCGGGGCAAGTATTGACCGTCGATAGCGCGCGTGCAGCGTCGAGGACCGCCCATGCTGCGCTGGCCGATCTGCCGCAGGTAGCCGTCGTCAACGATTCGGTGCGGCGGGCTTTGTCGGGTCAATCTCGTGCCGACGTCGCGGTGCTGGACCCGTCGCGCACCGGCGCCGGGCGCGACGTGATCAACCTGCTGGCCGCCGCGCGGGTGCCGCGTATCGTACATATCGGTTGTGAAGCAGCATCTTTCGCGCGCGATATCGGCCTCTACCGCAGTCATGACTATGTGGTGGAGAAGATCAAGGTGTTCGACGCGTTCCCGCTGACTCATCACGTGGAGTGCATTGCGCTGTTGACCTGCTAG
- a CDS encoding OB-fold nucleic acid binding domain-containing protein has translation MRAQGYLRRLTRRLTEDPEQRDVEELSDEVLTTGAQRVIDCQRGQEVTMVGTLRSVETNGKGCAGGVRAELFDGSDTVTLVWLGQRRIPGIDSGRTLRVRGRLGKLENGSKAIYNPHYEIQR, from the coding sequence ATGAGGGCCCAAGGTTATCTGCGCCGGCTGACCCGTCGGTTGACGGAAGACCCCGAGCAGCGCGACGTCGAAGAGTTGTCGGACGAAGTGCTGACTACCGGCGCGCAGCGCGTCATCGATTGCCAGCGTGGTCAGGAGGTCACGATGGTGGGCACGCTGCGCAGCGTGGAAACAAACGGCAAAGGTTGCGCAGGTGGTGTACGTGCCGAGTTGTTCGACGGTAGCGACACGGTGACGTTGGTGTGGTTGGGCCAGCGCCGGATCCCCGGCATCGACTCGGGCCGTACGCTGCGGGTGCGCGGCCGGCTGGGCAAGCTGGAAAACGGGAGCAAGGCCATCTACAACCCGCACTACGAAATTCAGCGGTGA
- a CDS encoding potassium channel family protein yields the protein MKVVVAGAGAVGRSVTRELIGNGHDVTLIERNRDHLDPDAIPTAHWQLGDACELSLLESVHLEDFDVVVAATGDDKVNVVLSLLAKTEFAVPRVVARVNDPRNEWLFTDAWGVDVAVSTPRMLASLIEEAVAVGDLVRLMEFRKGQANLVEITLPDDTPWGGKPVRKLQLPRDAVLVTILRGPRVIVPQADEPLEGGDELLFVAVTEAEEELSRLLLPPTSPAAGEPGPRV from the coding sequence ATGAAGGTAGTCGTCGCCGGGGCCGGCGCCGTCGGCCGCTCAGTGACCCGCGAACTCATTGGAAATGGGCACGATGTGACCCTGATCGAGCGCAATCGCGACCACCTTGACCCCGATGCCATCCCGACCGCGCATTGGCAATTGGGGGATGCCTGCGAGCTGAGCCTCCTGGAGTCGGTGCACCTCGAGGATTTCGATGTCGTGGTTGCCGCTACCGGCGACGACAAGGTCAACGTGGTACTCAGCCTGCTGGCCAAGACCGAATTCGCGGTGCCGCGGGTGGTGGCCCGAGTCAACGATCCCCGCAACGAGTGGTTGTTCACCGACGCCTGGGGCGTTGACGTGGCGGTTTCCACTCCGCGCATGCTGGCCTCGCTGATCGAGGAGGCCGTCGCCGTCGGCGACCTGGTACGGCTGATGGAATTCCGCAAGGGCCAGGCAAACCTGGTGGAGATCACACTGCCCGACGACACACCCTGGGGCGGCAAGCCCGTACGCAAGTTGCAATTACCGCGGGATGCGGTACTGGTCACGATCCTGCGCGGACCGCGAGTCATCGTGCCGCAAGCCGATGAGCCGCTGGAAGGGGGCGACGAATTGCTGTTCGTCGCGGTCACCGAGGCAGAGGAGGAGCTGAGCCGGCTGTTGCTGCCGCCAACCTCACCGGCGGCCGGTGAGCCCGGTCCTCGAGTGTGA
- a CDS encoding ArsB/NhaD family transporter, with the protein MSVIAITIFVVAYALIASDRVSKTLVALAGAGIMLAVRVVGSHDAFYSSQTGIDWDVIFLLLGMMIIVGVLRQTGVFEYVAIWAVKRAKGSPRRIMILLVLVMAFGSAMLDNVTTVLLIAPVTLLVCDRLAINASPFLMAEVFASNIGGAATLVGDPPNIIIASRAGLTFNDFLIHMAPIVLIVLVVFVALLPVLFGSIAVEADRVADVMSLDEREAIRDTGLLIKCGVVLLLVFAAFVAHPVLHIQPSVVALLGAGVLVVISGLERSDYLSSVEWDTLLFFAGLFVMVGALVKTGVVDKLARAATELTGGNETLTVFLILGASAPISGIIDNIPYVATMTPIVTELVAAMPGHIHPNTLWWALALGADLGGNLTAVGASANVVMLGIARRAGTPISFWEFTRKGFVVTAVSIALSAIYLWLRYFVLG; encoded by the coding sequence ATGAGCGTCATCGCCATCACGATATTCGTGGTCGCCTACGCACTGATCGCCAGCGACCGGGTCAGCAAGACCCTGGTGGCGCTGGCGGGAGCGGGGATCATGCTCGCGGTTCGGGTCGTCGGCTCCCACGACGCGTTCTATTCGTCGCAGACCGGGATCGATTGGGACGTCATCTTTTTGCTGCTGGGCATGATGATCATCGTCGGCGTGCTGCGCCAGACCGGCGTCTTCGAATACGTGGCCATCTGGGCGGTCAAACGCGCGAAGGGCTCTCCGCGCCGGATCATGATCCTGCTGGTGCTGGTCATGGCGTTCGGTTCGGCCATGCTGGACAACGTCACCACGGTGCTGTTGATCGCGCCGGTCACGCTGCTGGTATGCGACCGGCTGGCGATCAACGCGTCGCCATTCCTGATGGCCGAGGTCTTCGCATCCAACATTGGCGGCGCGGCGACGCTGGTCGGCGATCCGCCCAACATCATCATCGCCAGCCGAGCGGGGTTGACGTTCAACGACTTCCTGATCCACATGGCGCCGATCGTGCTGATCGTGCTCGTCGTCTTCGTCGCCCTGCTGCCCGTCCTGTTCGGCTCCATCGCGGTCGAGGCCGACCGGGTGGCCGACGTCATGTCGCTCGACGAACGGGAAGCCATCCGCGATACCGGGCTGCTGATCAAGTGCGGCGTGGTGCTGCTGCTGGTGTTCGCCGCGTTCGTCGCCCATCCGGTGCTGCACATCCAGCCGTCCGTGGTGGCGTTGCTGGGCGCCGGCGTCCTCGTCGTGATCTCGGGACTGGAGCGCTCGGATTACCTGTCCAGCGTCGAATGGGACACCCTGCTGTTCTTCGCGGGATTGTTCGTCATGGTCGGCGCTCTGGTGAAGACGGGCGTCGTCGACAAGCTGGCACGGGCCGCGACCGAGTTGACCGGCGGCAACGAAACACTCACGGTATTCCTGATCCTCGGCGCCTCAGCACCGATATCGGGCATCATCGACAACATTCCTTATGTGGCCACGATGACACCGATCGTCACCGAACTGGTCGCAGCCATGCCGGGTCACATCCACCCCAACACGCTGTGGTGGGCGCTGGCGCTGGGCGCCGACCTCGGGGGCAACCTGACCGCGGTGGGAGCCAGCGCCAACGTCGTCATGCTCGGAATCGCCAGGCGCGCAGGCACTCCCATCTCGTTCTGGGAATTCACCCGCAAAGGCTTTGTGGTCACCGCGGTCTCAATCGCGTTGTCGGCGATCTACTTGTGGCTGCGCTACTTCGTATTGGGATAG
- a CDS encoding APC family permease: MSKLSTAARRLLIGRPFRSDRLSHTLLPKRIALPVFASDAMSSVAYAPEEIFLMLSVAGLAAYSMAPWIALAVAAVLLVVVSSYRQNVHAYPSGGGDYEVVSTNLGPTAGLVVASALMVDYVLTVAVSIASAMSNIGSAIPFVYEHKVFFAVSAIVLVTAMNLRGVRESGLAFAVPTYAFIIGVGAMLCWGLFRIYVLGNPLRAESAGFVMHAEHGKVVGAALAFLVARSFSSGCAALTGVEAISNGVPAFQKPKSRNAATTLLMLGTIAVTLLMAMVLLAVETGVQVVDDPETQLTGAPPGYQQKTLVAQLAQTVFGGFHVGFLLIAAVTALILVLAANTAFNGFPVLGSVLAQHSYLPRQLHTRGDRLAFSNGILFLAAAAIAAVMAFRAELTALIQLYIVGVFISFTLSQIGMVRHWTRLLRTETDPAGRRKMIRSRVVNSVGLVSTGTVLLIVLVTKFLVGAWIAIVAMGALFMLMKLIRRHYDAVNRELAEQAAAQDNEIVLPSRNHAVVLVSKLHLPTLRALAYARATRPDVLEAVTVSVDDAETRDLVHKWEESDISVPLKVIASPYREVTRPVLDYVKRVSKESPRTVVTVFIPEYVVGRWWEQLLHNQSALRLKGRLLFMPGVMVTSVPWQLTSSERVKTLQPHVAPGDARRGIFD; encoded by the coding sequence GTGTCCAAACTTTCCACCGCCGCGCGCCGGCTGCTGATCGGCAGGCCGTTTCGCAGCGACCGGCTGAGCCACACGCTACTGCCGAAGCGGATCGCGTTGCCGGTATTCGCCTCGGATGCGATGTCGTCGGTGGCCTACGCACCCGAAGAGATCTTTCTGATGCTGTCGGTGGCCGGTCTCGCCGCGTACTCCATGGCGCCGTGGATCGCACTGGCGGTGGCCGCGGTGCTACTCGTGGTGGTATCGAGCTACCGGCAGAACGTGCACGCCTATCCGTCGGGGGGCGGCGACTACGAAGTCGTCAGCACCAATCTGGGCCCGACCGCCGGTCTCGTGGTCGCCAGCGCCCTGATGGTCGATTATGTTCTCACAGTTGCGGTTTCGATCGCATCGGCGATGTCGAATATCGGTTCGGCGATCCCCTTCGTGTATGAGCACAAGGTGTTCTTCGCAGTGAGCGCCATCGTGCTGGTGACGGCGATGAACCTGCGGGGGGTCCGCGAATCCGGGCTGGCATTCGCCGTTCCGACCTATGCGTTCATCATCGGAGTCGGCGCGATGCTCTGTTGGGGGCTGTTCCGGATCTACGTGTTAGGCAACCCGCTGCGCGCCGAGTCCGCCGGATTCGTGATGCACGCCGAACACGGCAAGGTCGTCGGTGCCGCACTGGCATTCCTGGTAGCCCGCTCGTTCTCCTCGGGCTGCGCGGCACTGACGGGTGTGGAGGCGATCAGCAACGGGGTCCCGGCCTTTCAGAAGCCCAAGTCCCGCAACGCCGCCACGACACTGCTCATGCTGGGCACCATCGCGGTGACCTTGCTGATGGCCATGGTTCTGCTCGCCGTTGAAACCGGGGTCCAGGTCGTCGACGATCCGGAAACACAGCTGACCGGCGCCCCGCCCGGCTATCAACAAAAAACATTGGTCGCTCAATTGGCGCAGACCGTATTCGGTGGCTTCCACGTCGGGTTCTTGTTGATCGCCGCGGTCACCGCGCTGATCTTGGTGTTGGCGGCCAACACCGCGTTCAACGGCTTCCCGGTGCTCGGCTCGGTGCTGGCGCAGCACAGCTACCTGCCACGCCAGCTGCACACCCGCGGTGACCGGCTGGCGTTCTCCAACGGGATCTTGTTCCTCGCCGCGGCCGCCATCGCCGCGGTGATGGCCTTCCGCGCCGAACTCACCGCTCTGATCCAGCTGTACATCGTCGGTGTGTTCATTTCGTTCACGCTGAGCCAGATCGGGATGGTCCGGCATTGGACTCGGTTACTTCGCACCGAGACCGATCCCGCGGGCCGGCGCAAGATGATCCGCTCGCGGGTGGTCAACTCGGTCGGACTGGTGTCCACCGGCACCGTCCTGCTGATCGTCCTGGTCACGAAATTCCTTGTGGGCGCCTGGATTGCGATCGTCGCCATGGGCGCCCTGTTCATGCTCATGAAGCTGATCCGCCGCCACTATGACGCGGTCAACCGGGAGCTGGCGGAACAGGCCGCAGCGCAGGACAACGAAATCGTATTGCCCAGCCGCAATCACGCCGTGGTTCTGGTGTCGAAGTTGCATCTGCCGACACTGCGTGCGCTGGCCTACGCGCGGGCCACTCGTCCCGATGTGCTCGAGGCCGTCACGGTCAGCGTTGACGATGCCGAGACCCGTGACTTGGTTCACAAGTGGGAGGAAAGCGATATCAGCGTGCCGCTGAAGGTCATCGCTTCGCCCTACCGTGAGGTGACCCGTCCGGTTCTGGATTACGTCAAACGGGTCAGCAAGGAATCCCCGCGGACCGTGGTGACGGTGTTCATTCCGGAGTATGTGGTGGGCAGGTGGTGGGAGCAGCTGTTACACAACCAGAGCGCGCTGCGGCTCAAGGGCAGGTTGCTGTTCATGCCGGGGGTGATGGTGACATCGGTTCCTTGGCAACTGACTTCGTCGGAGCGGGTGAAGACGCTACAGCCTCATGTGGCTCCCGGCGATGCGCGGCGAGGCATTTTCGATTGA
- a CDS encoding DUF3159 domain-containing protein, whose translation MSANRLSAERLLAQAGGVSGLIYSSLPVVVFVAVSSVAGLLPAIGSAVGMAALVLLLRLIRRESTQPAVSGFFGVAVCALIAYLVGQSKGYFLLGIWMSLLWAVIFALSVVIRRPAVGVLWSWAAGRDRSWRDIARARYAFDIATLGWTLVFAARFIVQRLLYDADKTGWLGVARIGMGWPLTAMAALATYAAIKAAQRAMPVLEGPAVAGVVEIDTDTGREL comes from the coding sequence GTGAGTGCTAACCGCCTCAGCGCCGAGCGCCTGCTGGCCCAAGCAGGTGGCGTGAGCGGTCTGATCTATTCGTCGCTGCCGGTGGTCGTCTTTGTCGCGGTGTCCAGTGTGGCCGGACTGTTGCCCGCAATCGGGTCTGCCGTGGGCATGGCCGCGTTGGTGTTGCTATTGCGGCTGATTCGGCGGGAATCCACCCAGCCCGCCGTTTCCGGGTTCTTCGGGGTCGCCGTGTGTGCGCTGATCGCCTACCTGGTGGGTCAGTCCAAGGGCTATTTCTTGTTGGGCATTTGGATGTCGCTGCTGTGGGCGGTGATTTTCGCCCTGTCGGTGGTGATTCGCCGGCCCGCCGTCGGCGTCCTGTGGAGTTGGGCCGCCGGACGGGACCGCAGCTGGCGCGACATAGCCCGGGCCCGCTACGCGTTTGACATCGCCACGCTGGGTTGGACGCTGGTGTTCGCCGCCCGGTTCATCGTCCAGCGGCTTCTCTACGATGCCGACAAGACCGGCTGGCTGGGTGTCGCGCGCATCGGGATGGGCTGGCCGCTCACCGCGATGGCGGCGCTGGCGACATACGCCGCGATAAAGGCCGCTCAGCGGGCGATGCCGGTCCTCGAAGGCCCTGCGGTGGCAGGGGTGGTAGAAATCGATACCGACACCGGTCGCGAGCTCTAG